A window of Syntrophobacterales bacterium contains these coding sequences:
- a CDS encoding iron-only hydrogenase system regulator, translating into MEKRLGAVVILILSKWAVSKINFLLSEYSELILGRQGIPLRDRGVNIISLVVEGNMDQINALTGKIGKLEGVEVKSILTKYKENGHDL; encoded by the coding sequence ATAGAAAAGCGACTTGGAGCAGTAGTTATCCTCATATTGAGTAAATGGGCAGTTTCGAAGATCAATTTCCTTCTCTCCGAGTATTCGGAGCTTATTCTGGGGCGGCAAGGGATACCTTTACGAGACAGGGGGGTCAACATAATCTCTCTTGTAGTCGAGGGTAACATGGATCAGATTAACGCCCTTACAGGTAAAATTGGCAAACTTGAAGGTGTTGAGGTAAAGTCTATTCTCACGAAATATAAGGAGAATGGACATGACTTATAA